The following coding sequences are from one Thermostaphylospora chromogena window:
- a CDS encoding Fur family transcriptional regulator, with protein sequence MTVSGTPTPAEELRAAGLRVTAARVALLETVRDGDHLDVEAIAAGVRDRVGHISLQAVYEALNALTAAGLVRRIEPAGSPARFEGRVGDNHHHIVCRSCGAVADVDCATGQAPCLTASDDHGFLIDEAEVIYWGLCPACADARAS encoded by the coding sequence GTGACCGTATCTGGGACTCCGACCCCCGCTGAGGAGCTGCGTGCGGCGGGATTGCGGGTGACGGCCGCCCGCGTCGCGCTGCTCGAGACCGTCCGGGACGGCGACCACCTCGACGTCGAGGCGATCGCCGCCGGGGTGCGCGATCGCGTGGGCCACATATCCCTGCAAGCCGTGTACGAGGCCCTCAACGCGCTCACCGCAGCGGGACTCGTACGCCGCATCGAACCGGCCGGCAGCCCAGCCCGGTTCGAAGGACGCGTCGGCGACAACCATCACCACATCGTGTGCCGATCGTGCGGGGCCGTCGCCGACGTGGACTGCGCGACCGGCCAGGCGCCCTGCCTGACCGCGTCCGACGACCACGGCTTCCTGATCGACGAAGCCGAGGTCATCTACTGGGGCCTGTGCCCCGCCTGCGCCGACGCCCGCGCTTCCTGA
- a CDS encoding Cmx/CmrA family chloramphenicol efflux MFS transporter, with product MPFAVYILGLAVFAQGTSEFMLSGLIADIARELNVSISAAGALTSAFAAGMIVGAPLMALLSLRWPARRALLAFLIAFILVHVVGAITTSFTVLLVTRVLGALANAGFLAVGLAAATGMVAPNAKGRATSVLLGGITLACVAGVPAGAVLGQAAGWRAAFWAVALISLPAVFAVLRSVPDTVRTTDTPDEGRPSARRELRALRRPRLLVTLLLAALVNAATFATFTYLAPLVIDVGGFSASWVPAVLALFGLGSFTGVTIGGRLSDARPMRVLIPGGIALLAGWWLFAATADSPIAAFVLVFVQGTLSFAVGSTLIAQVLYAAVEAPSLGGSFATAALNVGAVVGPAVGGLTIAAGFGYRSPLWVSALLVTAALGTAGLALAVQHLRRTPREKAAVPRTTA from the coding sequence ATGCCCTTCGCCGTCTACATCCTGGGATTGGCGGTATTCGCCCAAGGAACGTCGGAATTCATGCTGTCCGGGTTGATAGCAGACATCGCCCGTGAACTGAATGTGTCCATCTCAGCCGCCGGCGCGCTGACATCGGCCTTCGCCGCAGGAATGATCGTCGGAGCTCCGCTGATGGCGCTCCTCAGTCTGCGCTGGCCGGCTCGGCGGGCCCTGCTCGCCTTCCTGATCGCGTTCATACTCGTGCATGTCGTCGGCGCGATCACCACCAGCTTCACCGTGCTCCTGGTGACCCGGGTCCTCGGTGCGCTGGCCAACGCCGGTTTCCTGGCCGTAGGGCTCGCGGCGGCGACCGGCATGGTCGCGCCGAACGCCAAAGGACGTGCCACCTCCGTCCTGCTGGGAGGCATCACGCTCGCATGCGTCGCCGGGGTGCCCGCCGGTGCCGTGCTCGGCCAGGCCGCCGGCTGGCGGGCGGCGTTCTGGGCCGTCGCCCTGATCTCCCTGCCGGCCGTCTTCGCCGTGCTGCGCTCGGTACCCGACACGGTTCGCACGACCGACACCCCGGACGAAGGCCGTCCCAGCGCCCGTCGCGAACTGCGGGCGCTGCGCCGTCCGCGACTGCTGGTCACACTGTTGCTGGCCGCGCTGGTGAACGCCGCCACCTTCGCCACCTTCACCTATCTGGCTCCGCTGGTCATCGATGTCGGCGGATTCTCCGCGAGCTGGGTGCCGGCGGTACTGGCGCTGTTCGGTCTCGGCTCGTTCACCGGTGTGACCATCGGCGGCCGCCTGTCGGACGCGCGGCCGATGCGGGTCCTGATTCCGGGTGGGATCGCCCTGCTCGCCGGGTGGTGGCTCTTCGCGGCCACGGCCGATAGCCCGATCGCCGCGTTCGTGCTCGTCTTCGTGCAGGGAACCCTCTCGTTCGCCGTCGGTTCGACCCTGATCGCCCAGGTGCTGTACGCGGCGGTGGAGGCGCCCTCGCTCGGCGGCTCCTTCGCGACCGCCGCCCTGAACGTGGGCGCGGTCGTCGGTCCCGCCGTCGGCGGCCTCACCATCGCCGCCGGGTTCGGCTACCGCTCGCCGCTGTGGGTCAGCGCCCTGCTGGTGACGGCCGCACTCGGCACGGCGGGCCTCGCCTTGGCGGTACAGCACCTGCGGCGCACGCCGCGCGAGAAGGCGGCCGTTCCCCGCACCACCGCGTGA
- a CDS encoding MFS transporter, with translation MTDMTLSRRSVLILAVTCGVAVGNIYFPQAVGPLVAAGLGVPPDSAALVVTAAQVGYAAGIFLLVPLGDRLPHRPLLVTLLALTGLGLVTAGCAPALPPLVAASALVGVTTVVAQVIAPLAAGLTAPDRRGAVLGTLLSGSIGGMLLARAFGGTLGEWLGWRAPYLVAAAAALLLAAVLGVAMPATAPSSRQPYPALLAESARLLRTEPDLRRSCLYQATIFGGFSAVWTCLALLLTGPAYGLGAHVVGVLALVGAATMLCTPLAGRLVDRWGPDPVNLICMIGVLASAAILAAGAGGGGLGMTALVAGTLVLDVAMQSGMVANQARIFALRPQARGRLNTAYMACAFLGGSAGSWLGTQIYGRAGWRGVCALVALLAVLALIRHLAAVLPAAREPRSRRAGHPRR, from the coding sequence ATGACGGACATGACCCTCAGCCGCCGGTCGGTGCTGATCCTGGCCGTGACATGCGGTGTGGCCGTGGGCAACATCTACTTCCCCCAGGCGGTCGGCCCGCTGGTCGCCGCCGGGCTGGGCGTCCCACCGGACTCGGCCGCACTGGTGGTGACCGCCGCGCAGGTCGGTTACGCGGCCGGGATCTTCCTGCTGGTGCCGCTCGGCGACCGCCTGCCGCACCGCCCGCTCCTCGTCACCCTGCTGGCCCTCACCGGCCTGGGGCTGGTCACCGCCGGGTGCGCACCGGCCCTGCCACCGCTCGTCGCCGCCAGCGCCCTCGTCGGCGTCACCACCGTGGTCGCGCAGGTCATCGCCCCGCTGGCGGCCGGGCTGACGGCCCCGGATCGTCGCGGAGCGGTGCTGGGCACCCTGCTGAGCGGGTCGATCGGCGGCATGCTGCTGGCCCGCGCCTTCGGCGGCACGCTCGGCGAGTGGCTGGGCTGGCGGGCCCCCTACCTGGTGGCCGCGGCCGCGGCCCTGCTCCTCGCGGCCGTTCTCGGCGTCGCGATGCCGGCGACGGCCCCGTCCTCGCGCCAGCCGTACCCGGCGCTCCTCGCCGAATCGGCGCGCCTGCTGCGCACCGAGCCGGACCTGCGCCGTTCCTGCCTCTACCAGGCGACGATCTTCGGCGGGTTCTCCGCCGTGTGGACCTGCCTGGCGCTGCTCCTGACCGGACCGGCCTACGGCCTGGGCGCCCACGTGGTGGGGGTGCTCGCCCTGGTCGGGGCGGCGACCATGCTGTGCACCCCGCTCGCCGGACGGCTGGTGGACCGGTGGGGACCCGATCCGGTGAACCTCATCTGCATGATCGGAGTGCTCGCATCGGCGGCGATACTCGCCGCCGGGGCCGGTGGCGGCGGCCTCGGCATGACCGCCCTGGTCGCCGGCACGCTGGTGCTCGACGTGGCGATGCAGTCCGGCATGGTCGCCAACCAGGCCCGGATCTTCGCGCTGCGCCCGCAAGCCCGCGGCAGGCTCAACACCGCCTACATGGCCTGCGCCTTCCTCGGCGGCAGCGCGGGCTCCTGGCTGGGCACGCAGATCTACGGCCGGGCGGGCTGGCGGGGGGTGTGCGCCCTGGTGGCGCTGCTCGCCGTCCTCGCTCTGATCCGTCACCTCGCCGCCGTGCTTCCCGCCGCGCGGGAACCGCGATCCCGCCGCGCCGGGCACCCCCGCCGTTGA
- a CDS encoding ArsR/SmtB family transcription factor: MISFELGVEDLADTRFAVSPLHEAVLSLRVLRDPGLSALHLPWRRSVLGKLGSLDTDLLLSLVGDSHALPDFLTPRPTGFAPSFEEELAAVARTSPELVRRDLLGAHAPGPLPGPLRAAVAAGDEQVIELRDAICDLLRRYWDIAVRSLWPRMRLLLEADMTYRARQLAVGGARLLFAGMHPNLQWQDGVLRIHRTVGHYHTVAAGRGLLLVPSVFARKPAPPVSPEEPPLLIYPSRGVATLWTTAPPPTSDALEALLGAPRAGLLSLLDEPLPTVELARRLGVTPSAVSQHLRVLHATGLVARARDGRYVLYRRTSLGDQLIDRRPLAG, translated from the coding sequence ATGATCAGCTTCGAGCTGGGCGTCGAGGATCTCGCCGACACGCGGTTCGCCGTCTCGCCGTTGCACGAGGCCGTGCTCAGCCTGCGCGTCCTGCGCGATCCGGGCCTGTCCGCCCTGCACCTTCCCTGGCGCAGGTCCGTTCTCGGCAAGCTCGGCTCGCTCGACACCGACCTGCTGCTGTCCCTGGTCGGGGACAGCCACGCCCTGCCCGACTTCCTGACCCCGCGGCCCACGGGCTTCGCGCCCTCCTTCGAAGAGGAGCTGGCCGCCGTCGCCCGGACCTCCCCCGAGCTCGTGCGCCGCGATCTGCTGGGCGCGCACGCCCCGGGGCCGCTGCCCGGTCCCCTGCGCGCCGCCGTGGCCGCCGGTGACGAGCAGGTGATCGAACTCCGCGACGCCATATGCGACCTCCTGCGCCGGTACTGGGACATCGCCGTCAGATCGCTATGGCCGCGGATGCGGCTGCTGCTGGAAGCCGACATGACCTACCGGGCGCGGCAGCTCGCCGTGGGCGGTGCACGCCTGCTGTTCGCCGGCATGCACCCGAACCTGCAGTGGCAGGACGGCGTGCTGCGCATTCACCGGACGGTCGGCCACTACCACACCGTCGCGGCCGGTCGCGGGCTGCTGCTGGTGCCGTCCGTGTTCGCGCGGAAGCCCGCGCCTCCGGTCAGCCCGGAAGAACCGCCGTTGCTGATCTACCCCAGTCGCGGGGTGGCGACGCTGTGGACCACGGCGCCGCCTCCCACCTCGGACGCTCTCGAGGCGCTGCTCGGCGCGCCCAGGGCGGGACTGCTCAGCCTCCTCGACGAGCCGCTGCCCACGGTCGAGCTGGCCCGCCGCCTCGGCGTCACCCCGAGCGCCGTCTCCCAGCACCTGCGCGTCCTGCACGCCACGGGCCTGGTCGCCCGGGCCCGTGACGGCCGCTATGTCCTCTACCGCCGCACCTCCCTCGGCGATCAGCTGATCGACCGGCGTCCGCTCGCCGGCTAG
- a CDS encoding alpha/beta fold hydrolase: MGTSSPAIGWPDELVETLVTGGRQVIRFDHRDTGRSDCVDFATDPYTLADMAADSLAVLDGHGVHAAHLVGASLGGAVAQWIAAHHPERALSLTAIMSSPMGHNAGPAWERAMRGQAPDPDDLPPPSPRFLQHLGRLAGMPRTTREEQIAANMETLRVLNGDALPFDEAAARAYAEAAHDRAENPQAALNHDLAGRRLTEDRLVPLSSIKAPTLVVHGSADPLLPLPHGEALAAQIPGARLHVVQGMGHGFHAPGLPRQIGEVILAHTEPA; encoded by the coding sequence ATGGGGACGTCCTCACCGGCCATCGGCTGGCCGGACGAGCTGGTGGAGACACTGGTCACCGGAGGACGGCAGGTGATCCGCTTCGACCACCGCGACACCGGCCGCTCCGACTGCGTCGACTTCGCGACGGACCCCTACACGCTGGCGGACATGGCCGCCGACAGCCTCGCCGTGCTGGACGGGCACGGCGTCCACGCCGCGCACCTCGTCGGCGCGTCCCTGGGCGGCGCCGTCGCCCAATGGATCGCCGCGCACCACCCGGAGCGGGCGCTCTCGCTGACCGCCATCATGAGCAGCCCGATGGGGCACAACGCCGGCCCCGCCTGGGAACGGGCGATGCGCGGGCAGGCCCCCGACCCCGACGACCTGCCGCCGCCCTCCCCGCGCTTCCTCCAGCATCTCGGCAGGCTCGCGGGCATGCCGCGGACGACCCGGGAAGAGCAGATCGCGGCCAACATGGAAACGCTGCGCGTGCTCAACGGCGACGCCCTGCCGTTCGACGAGGCCGCGGCCCGCGCCTACGCCGAAGCCGCCCACGACCGGGCCGAGAACCCCCAGGCGGCGCTCAACCACGACCTGGCCGGGCGGCGGCTGACCGAGGACCGGCTCGTCCCGCTGTCCTCGATCAAGGCGCCGACCCTCGTCGTCCACGGCAGCGCGGACCCCCTCCTCCCGCTGCCGCACGGCGAGGCCCTGGCCGCGCAGATCCCCGGCGCCCGCCTGCACGTCGTCCAGGGCATGGGCCACGGCTTCCACGCCCCAGGCCTGCCCCGGCAGATCGGCGAGGTCATCCTCGCCCACACGGAACCGGCCTGA
- a CDS encoding glucose/sorbosone family PQQ-dependent dehydrogenase: MHRRSMIALVVATAAVVTSACASSPSGPAPTTASDPTPTTVSEDVRVVATGLDDPYEIVLGPDDFIWVTEKSGKRVVRVNPDSGEKKTALEIPEAVHTTGGQDGVLGLALHPDLLTGRGRDHVYLAHTYRTDAGPRTKIVRYTYDPDGERLHSPKDLITGMPAGHDHQAARLVFGPDGKLYYTIGDQGANQFSLYCEPIRAQELPTAAQVRAEDWDAYRGKVLRLETDGSIPRDNPELEGVRSHVYSYGHRNPQGLAFSPDGLLYSSEQGPKTDDEVNVIRAGRNYGWPHIAGYRDDRAYVYADWSAARGGCASVTYDDYTVPEEVPQEKETDWTHPDFTPPIRTFYTVDDGYEFQNPKCGGMDFMCWPTLAPASLEVHPDGKALLMPSLKDGAVYRLRLAEGGERIVDVAPLGKTVNRYRDTTVSRDGRTVYVATDSTGITRDALGVPTKTLTHPGAILAFPYRP; encoded by the coding sequence ATGCACCGACGCAGCATGATCGCGCTGGTGGTCGCGACCGCGGCGGTCGTGACATCGGCCTGCGCGTCCTCTCCCTCCGGCCCCGCGCCCACGACCGCATCCGATCCCACCCCCACGACCGTCTCCGAGGACGTCCGCGTGGTCGCCACCGGGCTGGACGACCCGTACGAGATCGTCCTCGGGCCCGACGACTTCATCTGGGTCACCGAGAAAAGCGGCAAGCGGGTGGTCCGGGTGAACCCGGACAGCGGCGAGAAGAAGACCGCACTGGAGATCCCCGAGGCCGTGCACACGACGGGCGGGCAGGACGGCGTGCTGGGCCTGGCGCTCCACCCCGACCTGCTCACCGGCCGCGGACGCGACCACGTCTACCTCGCCCACACCTACCGCACGGACGCTGGACCACGCACCAAGATCGTGCGGTATACGTACGATCCCGACGGGGAACGGCTGCACTCCCCCAAGGATCTGATCACCGGGATGCCGGCCGGCCACGACCACCAGGCGGCGCGGCTCGTGTTCGGCCCGGACGGCAAGCTCTATTACACGATCGGCGACCAGGGGGCCAACCAGTTCTCGCTGTACTGCGAGCCCATCCGCGCCCAGGAGCTGCCCACGGCCGCGCAGGTCCGCGCCGAGGACTGGGACGCCTACCGGGGCAAGGTGCTGCGGCTGGAGACCGACGGTTCCATCCCCCGCGACAACCCCGAGCTGGAAGGCGTGCGCAGCCACGTCTACTCCTACGGCCACCGCAACCCCCAGGGCCTGGCCTTCTCCCCCGACGGCCTGCTCTACTCCTCCGAGCAGGGCCCGAAGACCGACGACGAGGTCAACGTCATCCGCGCGGGCCGCAACTACGGCTGGCCGCACATCGCCGGGTACCGCGACGACCGGGCCTACGTCTACGCCGACTGGTCGGCGGCCCGCGGCGGGTGCGCGTCCGTGACGTACGACGACTACACCGTCCCCGAGGAGGTGCCGCAGGAGAAGGAGACCGACTGGACGCACCCGGATTTCACACCGCCCATCCGGACCTTCTACACCGTGGACGACGGGTACGAGTTCCAGAACCCCAAGTGCGGCGGCATGGACTTCATGTGCTGGCCGACGCTCGCCCCGGCGAGCCTGGAGGTGCATCCGGACGGCAAGGCCCTGCTCATGCCCTCGCTCAAGGACGGCGCCGTCTACCGGTTGCGCCTGGCCGAGGGGGGTGAGCGGATCGTCGACGTCGCTCCGCTGGGCAAGACCGTCAACCGCTACCGGGACACGACGGTGTCCCGGGACGGCCGCACCGTCTACGTCGCCACCGACAGCACCGGCATCACCCGCGATGCGCTCGGCGTCCCGACCAAGACCCTCACCCACCCCGGCGCTATCCTGGCCTTCCCGTACCGCCCCTGA
- a CDS encoding helix-turn-helix transcriptional regulator gives MRKTSTRLLRLLSLLQTRSDWTGRALAERLGVSERTIRNDVTKLRELGYPVHAVPGVAGGYRLGSGAAMPPLLLDDEEAVAVAVSLRTAAGGSVTGIEETALRALTKLEQVLPARLRPRVGALHTFTVSADGRGPTVDGSVLAAIAAACRDRRRLRFDYRRHGGECDVREVEPYRLVHIGRRWYLLAWDVGRGDWRTFRVDRIEPRVPDGPRFTPRRLPEEDVVAYVSRGVDAVLFRHRARVTVHAPAHAIAGWMPAAVMVEAEDERTCVVYAGADTPHLLAAHIMMLAARLVPMGATFRVDEPPELVKALRDLSTLALDATAR, from the coding sequence GTGCGGAAAACCTCTACCCGGCTGCTGCGTCTGCTCTCCTTGCTGCAGACCCGCTCCGACTGGACCGGTCGGGCACTCGCCGAACGTCTGGGCGTGAGCGAGCGCACCATCCGCAATGACGTCACGAAGCTGCGTGAGCTCGGCTATCCGGTGCACGCCGTCCCCGGTGTGGCGGGCGGTTACCGGCTCGGCTCGGGCGCCGCCATGCCGCCCTTGCTGCTGGACGACGAGGAAGCGGTGGCGGTGGCGGTGAGCTTACGCACGGCCGCGGGCGGCAGTGTGACCGGGATCGAGGAGACCGCGCTGCGTGCTCTGACCAAGCTGGAACAGGTGCTACCCGCCCGGCTACGCCCCCGGGTCGGCGCGCTGCACACCTTCACCGTCTCCGCCGACGGCCGCGGACCGACCGTGGACGGATCCGTGCTCGCCGCCATCGCCGCGGCCTGCCGCGATCGGCGGCGGTTGCGCTTCGACTACCGCCGTCACGGCGGTGAGTGCGACGTGCGGGAGGTGGAGCCGTACCGGCTGGTGCATATCGGCCGCCGGTGGTATCTGCTGGCCTGGGACGTCGGGCGCGGCGACTGGCGGACCTTCCGGGTCGACCGGATCGAGCCGCGCGTGCCGGACGGGCCGAGGTTCACGCCCCGGCGCCTACCGGAGGAAGACGTCGTGGCCTACGTCTCACGCGGGGTGGATGCCGTGCTGTTCCGCCACCGCGCCCGGGTGACCGTGCACGCCCCCGCGCACGCCATCGCCGGCTGGATGCCCGCCGCCGTCATGGTGGAGGCCGAAGACGAGCGAACCTGCGTCGTGTACGCCGGGGCCGATACCCCGCATCTCCTCGCCGCGCACATCATGATGCTCGCCGCCCGCCTCGTCCCGATGGGCGCCACCTTCCGGGTGGACGAGCCACCCGAGCTGGTGAAGGCGCTGCGTGATCTCTCCACGCTGGCCCTCGACGCCACGGCCCGCTGA
- a CDS encoding epoxide hydrolase family protein, producing MRDDIDIRPFRIDIPQEQLDDLRERLARVRFPDEAPGGGWEMGVPVGYLADLVRYWATGYDWREYEAKINAFPQFTTTIDGQNVHFLHVRSPEPGAIPLLLTHGWPGSIVEFLDVIGPLTDPRAHGGDPADAFHVVIPSIPGYGFSGPTTERGWNLRRIARAWDTLMGRLGYTRYGAQGGDWGSGISRDLGVIAPERVIGVHLNFLLTFPTGAPGETDDLHEIDKERLGKLQRFQENLSGYLRIQSTRPQTLAYGLADSPVGQLAWIVEKFKEWTNAKNVPEDAVDRDLMLTNVMIYWLTNTAGSSARLYYEFANSWSKPEVSTVPTGVAVFAGDPTPPVRALAERTENIAHWTEFDRGGHFAAMEEPDLFVQDVRAFFAKLR from the coding sequence ATGCGCGACGACATCGACATCCGCCCGTTCCGTATCGACATCCCACAGGAGCAGCTCGACGACCTGCGCGAGCGCCTGGCACGCGTCCGGTTCCCCGACGAGGCGCCGGGCGGTGGCTGGGAGATGGGCGTCCCGGTGGGTTACCTGGCCGATCTCGTACGCTACTGGGCGACCGGCTACGACTGGCGGGAGTACGAGGCGAAGATCAACGCGTTCCCGCAGTTCACCACCACCATCGACGGGCAGAACGTGCACTTTTTGCACGTCCGCTCGCCGGAACCCGGCGCGATCCCGCTGCTGCTGACCCACGGCTGGCCCGGCTCGATCGTGGAGTTCCTCGACGTCATCGGCCCGCTCACCGACCCGCGGGCGCACGGTGGCGACCCGGCTGACGCCTTCCACGTCGTCATCCCCTCCATCCCCGGCTACGGCTTCTCCGGCCCCACCACCGAGCGCGGCTGGAATCTGCGCAGGATCGCCCGGGCGTGGGACACGCTGATGGGCCGCCTCGGCTACACGCGGTACGGCGCGCAGGGCGGCGACTGGGGATCGGGCATCTCCCGTGATCTCGGGGTGATCGCGCCCGAGCGGGTCATCGGCGTCCACCTGAACTTCCTGCTCACCTTCCCCACCGGCGCGCCCGGCGAGACGGACGATCTGCACGAGATCGACAAGGAACGGCTGGGCAAGCTCCAGCGCTTCCAGGAGAACCTGTCCGGCTACCTGCGGATCCAGTCCACCCGGCCGCAGACTCTCGCCTACGGCCTGGCCGACTCGCCGGTGGGGCAACTCGCCTGGATCGTGGAGAAGTTCAAGGAGTGGACCAACGCGAAGAACGTTCCGGAGGACGCGGTCGACCGCGACCTGATGCTCACCAACGTGATGATCTACTGGCTGACCAACACGGCGGGCTCCTCGGCCCGGCTCTACTACGAGTTCGCGAACTCCTGGAGCAAGCCGGAGGTCTCGACCGTGCCGACCGGGGTCGCCGTCTTCGCCGGTGATCCCACGCCGCCGGTCCGGGCGCTGGCTGAGCGGACGGAGAACATCGCGCACTGGACGGAGTTCGACCGGGGCGGCCACTTCGCGGCCATGGAGGAACCCGACCTGTTCGTCCAGGACGTGCGGGCCTTCTTCGCCAAGCTTCGGTAG